A DNA window from Setaria viridis chromosome 2, Setaria_viridis_v4.0, whole genome shotgun sequence contains the following coding sequences:
- the LOC117844276 gene encoding uncharacterized protein: protein MPYLEESQNIANTTSAYHAYMKHTDDAVDVLCLILACMNSELQKQFESTNPYDMIVGLCGMFENQARVDRFNTSKVLFGCKLAKGAPVSPHVIKMIGYIENLQRLGFPLDDDLATDVILQSLPASFEPFILNYHMNGLKKSLTELHGKKS, encoded by the coding sequence ATGCCTTACCTAGAAGAGTCGCAGAATATCGCAAACACTACTAGTGCATATCATGCTTATATGAAGCATACTGATGATGCGGTGGATGTGCTGTGCCTGATACTTGCTTGCATGAACTCTGAGCTGCAGAAGCAATTTGAGAGCACTAACCCGTACGATATGATTGTGGGGTTATGTGGCATGTTTGAAAACCAGGCGAGGGTTGACAGGTTTAATACCTcaaaggtcctgtttggttgcAAGCTTGCTAAAGGTGCTCCAGTCAGCCCACATGTGATTAAGATGATTGGGTACATTGAGAACTTGCAGAGACTGGGTTTTCCCCTCGATGACGATCTTGCCACCGATGTGATACTGCAGTCCCTGCCTGCTAGCTTTGAGCCGTTCATCCTGAACTATCACatgaatggtttgaagaaatCGCTAACTGAGTTGCATGGGAAGAAGTCTTAG
- the LOC117842135 gene encoding probable carboxylesterase 2, producing MAARILLPLLLFLLGSHCWTGAAAAARRQLLQARRAGDPNSQVKFDFSPFLIEYKSGRVKRLMGTDVVAASSDALTGVTSRDVDIDPSTGVTARLYLPSFRASARVPVLVYFHGGAFVVESAFTPIYHAYLNTLAARAGVVAVSVNYRLAPENPLPAAYDDSWAALKWVLASAAGSDPWLSQYGDLSRLFLAGDSAGGNIAHNLALRAGEEGLDGGARIKGVALLDPYFQGRSPVGADAMDPAYLQSAARTWSFICAGRYPINHPYADPLVLPASSWQHLGASRVLVTVSERDRLNPWQRAYYAALRGSGWPGEAELYETPGEGHVYFLTKLGSPQALAEMAKLVDFINRD from the coding sequence ATGGCCGCGCGTATCTTGCTCCCGctgctgctcttcctcctcGGCTCGCATTGCTGGAccggggcggccgcggcggcgaggcggcagcTGCTGCAGGCGCGGCGCGCCGGGGACCCCAACTCGCAGGTGAAGTTCGACTTCTCGCCGTTCCTCATCGAGTACAAGAGCGGGCGCGTGAAGCGGCTGATGGGCACGGACGTGGTGGCGGCGTCCTCGGACGCGCTCACGGGCGTCACCTCCCGCGACGTCGACATCGACCCGTCCACGGGCGTCACGGCGCGGCTCTACCTCCCGAGCTTCCGCGCCAGTGCCAGGGTGCCCGTGCTCGTCTACTTCCACGGCGGCGCGTTCGTGGTGGAGTCCGCCTTCACCCCCATCTATCACGCATACCTCAACACGCTCGCCGCGAGGGCGGGCGTGGTGGCCGTGTCCGTGAACTACCGCCTGGCGCCGGAGAACCCGCTCCCGGCGGCGTACGACGACTCGTGGGCGGCGCTCAAGTGGGTGCTGGCGAGCGCGGCCGGGTCGGACCCGTGGCTGTCCCAGTACGGCGACCTGTCCCGCCTGTTCCTCGCCGGCGACAGCGCGGGCGGCAACATCGCGCACAACCTGGCACTGcgcgccggggaggagggcctggacggcggcgcgcggatCAAGGGCGTGGCGCTGCTGGACCCCTACTTCCAGGGCCGGAGCCCCGTGGGCGCCGACGCCATGGACCCGGCGTACCTGCAGTCGGCGGCGCGCACCTGGAGCTTCATCTGCGCGGGGCGGTACCCGATCAACCACCCCTACGCTGACccgctggtgctgccggcgtcgTCGTGGCAGCACCTGGGCGCCTCCCGCGTGCTGGTGACCGTGTCGGAGCGGGACCGCCTGAACCCCTGGCAGCGCGCCTACTACGCCGCGCTCCGGGGCAGCGGCTGGCCCGGGGAGGCGGAGCTGTACGAGACCCCCGGCGAGGGCCACGTCTACTTCCTCACCAAGCTCGGGTCGCCGCAGGCGCTCGCGGAGATGGCCAAGCTCGTCGACTTCATTAATCGCGACTAG